One part of the Arthrobacter tumbae genome encodes these proteins:
- a CDS encoding APC family permease: MEGDSPSRSEQKLSLTGSVALGTGVMIGAGIFALVGQVAELTGGWVPWAFFAGAVVVAFSSYSYIRYSATNPSAGGIAMLLKAAYGPGVVAGSFSLFMYVSMILAESLLGRTFGTYLLRPFGMQDSALWVPVLAVVAIAAAALVNLVGNRWVERSATVTAAIKIIGIAVLAVAGILAAGASSLGRLFTAAERTPPEAGWLGFLAGVALCILAYKGFTTITNQGADLRDPKRNIGRSIMIAIGLCTVLYLLITVAVTGSLTVAQIVEARDYALAEAAQPTFGSWGVTLTVVIAVVATLSGLVASLFSVSKLYDMLRNMGQAPGLPGKEGHQSLFITAGLAIVMAAFFDLSQIAALGAILYLVMDIAIHWGIIRHVRSDVEAKTWIPWTAIVLDIAVLVPFTILKAQSDPFTGITTVVVASIIVLTQWLVVRRRNRDGEPSRETPAQHHSE; this comes from the coding sequence ATGGAAGGTGATTCCCCATCCAGGAGTGAACAGAAATTATCCCTGACAGGGTCCGTAGCGCTGGGCACCGGTGTGATGATCGGTGCCGGCATCTTCGCCCTCGTGGGCCAGGTCGCTGAACTGACCGGTGGTTGGGTTCCCTGGGCGTTCTTCGCCGGTGCCGTGGTCGTGGCATTCAGCTCCTACTCCTACATCCGCTACTCCGCTACCAACCCCTCCGCCGGCGGGATCGCCATGCTGCTCAAAGCCGCTTACGGCCCCGGCGTGGTTGCAGGCTCGTTCTCCCTGTTCATGTACGTGTCGATGATTCTGGCCGAAAGCCTGCTGGGCCGCACCTTCGGTACCTACCTGTTGCGGCCTTTCGGGATGCAGGACTCCGCGCTGTGGGTGCCGGTACTGGCCGTTGTAGCCATTGCGGCCGCAGCGCTGGTGAACCTCGTCGGCAACCGGTGGGTGGAGCGCTCCGCCACGGTGACAGCGGCGATCAAGATCATCGGAATCGCAGTCCTGGCCGTCGCCGGAATCCTAGCCGCCGGGGCCTCCTCCCTGGGACGGTTGTTCACCGCCGCGGAGCGGACCCCGCCGGAGGCAGGGTGGCTTGGTTTTCTGGCTGGAGTAGCTTTGTGCATCCTGGCGTATAAAGGCTTCACCACCATCACCAATCAGGGGGCGGATCTGCGCGACCCCAAACGCAACATCGGCCGGTCCATCATGATCGCCATCGGGCTATGCACCGTTCTCTACCTGCTGATCACCGTCGCGGTGACAGGCAGCCTCACCGTCGCGCAGATTGTGGAGGCCCGGGATTACGCCCTCGCCGAGGCGGCCCAGCCGACGTTCGGGTCCTGGGGTGTGACGTTGACCGTGGTGATCGCCGTCGTCGCCACACTCTCCGGGCTGGTGGCCAGCCTATTCTCGGTCTCCAAGCTCTACGACATGCTCCGAAACATGGGCCAGGCCCCTGGCCTACCGGGGAAGGAGGGGCACCAATCACTGTTCATCACTGCGGGGTTGGCCATTGTCATGGCCGCCTTCTTCGACCTGTCCCAAATCGCTGCCCTCGGCGCCATCCTCTATCTGGTCATGGATATCGCCATCCACTGGGGCATCATCCGGCACGTTAGAAGCGACGTCGAAGCAAAAACCTGGATCCCCTGGACTGCGATCGTGCTCGACATCGCCGTCCTCGTGCCCTTCACGATCCTCAAAGCACAGTCGGACCCGTTCACCGGAATCACCACCGTGGTGGTGGCTTCGATCATCGTCCTGACACAGTGGCTGGTGGTCCGCCGTAGGAACCGCGATGGTGAACCTTCGCGGGAAACCCCCGCCCAACACCACTCCGAATAA
- a CDS encoding SCO4848 family membrane protein, with protein MQLPLALSIVLVVAGLWTLIVWPPFLRRVFKDPRSKDENGAPTRFLKVHFMLVTTSMILGAATLVIGIRTLAA; from the coding sequence ATGCAACTCCCCCTCGCGCTGTCGATCGTCCTCGTGGTTGCCGGGCTGTGGACGCTCATCGTCTGGCCGCCGTTCCTTCGCCGGGTGTTCAAAGACCCACGGTCCAAGGACGAGAACGGTGCACCCACGCGGTTCCTGAAGGTTCACTTCATGCTGGTGACCACCTCGATGATCCTTGGCGCTGCAACCCTGGTGATCGGAATCCGCACGCTGGCCGCCTGA
- a CDS encoding DUF2505 domain-containing protein, translating into MALSASTTLPYDVQSVTDVFTDEAFLKHTSEHVGGELQSLTVDGDTSAAFTLTAVRTLPTTRLPDFARKFVGETITVTQTEDWAAPLPDGSREAKVTMKISGAPVTVDAVQRLVAEGTSTRVDVEGNVTSSIPFMGAKIADAAEPFIGKALNVQATQAKSWLENR; encoded by the coding sequence GTGGCACTCAGCGCCTCAACCACCCTGCCCTACGACGTCCAGTCGGTAACGGACGTGTTCACCGATGAAGCGTTCCTCAAGCACACCAGTGAGCACGTCGGAGGGGAGCTGCAGTCCCTGACGGTCGACGGCGACACCTCCGCCGCCTTCACCCTCACCGCTGTGCGCACGCTGCCCACCACGCGTCTGCCGGACTTCGCCCGCAAGTTTGTCGGCGAGACCATCACCGTGACGCAGACCGAGGACTGGGCCGCACCGCTGCCCGACGGCTCACGCGAGGCGAAGGTGACCATGAAGATCTCCGGAGCGCCCGTCACGGTCGACGCCGTCCAGCGCCTGGTCGCGGAGGGCACCTCCACCCGCGTGGACGTCGAGGGCAATGTCACCTCCTCCATCCCGTTCATGGGCGCCAAGATTGCCGACGCCGCGGAGCCGTTCATCGGCAAGGCACTGAACGTCCAGGCCACCCAGGCGAAGAGCTGGCTGGAGAACCGCTGA
- the mfd gene encoding transcription-repair coupling factor, giving the protein MAPSGPTLNGLRAALQEDASFARVRTNASRRIADRSTDLEIGAPTGLRAALLAEMVDGLASASNDDDGGASVVVAVTATGREAEDLAAALRSYLPASGIEEFPSWETLPHERLSPRSDTVGRRLSVLRRLAHPGADPIRVITAPIRAVVQPLVAGLGELEPVTLKVGQERGFDEVVRALADAAYARVDMVTHRGEFAVRGGIIDVFPPTEDHPIRVEFFGDEVDQMRWFAVADQRSLPTDGDRGAPTELYAPPCRELLITPSVMSRAAHLKDQLPAAAGMLEKIAGGIAVEGMESLAPVLVDAMVPFVGELPAGSIAVVVEPEKVRARAHDLETTNEEFLQAAWATASDGGAAPVDLSGQLGADLEAASFRSLVDTRSSALANDVAWWSVTSFGSDELLTDVDSFTVAAREPRGYQGDVAEMMEFLGGRVRDQWRVVVATEGPGPAQRLAELFHDADIPASRVDSLERSPQPGIIEITTSSAGRGFVLDGLKLGLLTEADLLGRTSASGTRDMRKMPSKRRNAVDPLQLREGDFVVHEQHGVARFIELIQRSTGAGPTKTIREYLVLEYAPSKRGAPGDRLFVPTDQLDQVTRYVGGDTPALSKMGGSDWSKTKSQARKAVKEIAGELIRLYSARMASRGHAFAPDTPWQRELEEAFPYIETPDQLTTINEVKADMEREVPMDRLVSGDVGYGKTEIAVRAAFKAVQDGKQVAVLVPTTLLVQQHFETFSERFSGFPVRIRPLSRFQTSKESKESVEGLKNGSVDVVIGTHRLLSTEVQFKDLGLVIVDEEQRFGVEHKEALKKMRTNVDVLAMSATPIPRTLEMSLTGIRETSTLATPPEERHPVLTYVGPYTDKQTSAAIRRELMREGQVFFVHNRVSSIDRTASHIQQLIPEARVAVAHGQMSESRLEQIIVDFWEKKFDVLVCTTIIETGLDISNANTLIVDRADNYGLSQLHQLRGRVGRGRERAYAYFLYPSEKPLGEVALERLKAVASHNELGAGMQLALKDLEIRGAGNMLGGEQSGHIAGVGFDLYIRLVGEAVANFRGEAEEKAAEMKIELPVNAHLPHDYVPGERLRLEAYRKLASCLTDASIDEVVEELQDRYGDLPAPVVNLVAVARFRVRARSVGLTDVALQGNFIKFAPANLPESKEMRLKRMYPGASVKPAMNAALIPKPKTAAFGGRDLADAAILEWAQNVVDAVFAP; this is encoded by the coding sequence ATGGCCCCCTCCGGACCCACCCTCAACGGTCTCCGCGCTGCCCTGCAGGAAGACGCCTCCTTCGCGCGGGTGCGCACCAACGCCTCCCGCCGGATTGCCGACCGCAGTACCGACCTGGAGATCGGCGCCCCCACGGGGCTGCGCGCGGCGCTGCTCGCGGAAATGGTGGATGGGCTGGCGTCGGCCTCAAACGACGACGACGGCGGCGCGTCCGTGGTCGTAGCCGTCACCGCCACAGGGCGGGAGGCAGAAGATCTGGCAGCTGCGCTGCGAAGCTACCTGCCGGCGTCGGGCATTGAAGAGTTTCCAAGCTGGGAGACGCTGCCGCACGAGCGGCTCTCACCCCGCTCCGACACGGTGGGCCGGCGGCTGTCGGTCCTGCGGCGGCTGGCGCACCCGGGCGCCGACCCGATACGGGTCATCACGGCGCCCATCCGCGCCGTCGTACAGCCGCTCGTTGCCGGGCTGGGTGAGCTGGAGCCGGTCACGCTGAAGGTGGGTCAGGAGCGCGGGTTCGACGAGGTGGTCCGCGCGCTCGCCGACGCCGCGTACGCCCGCGTGGACATGGTCACCCACCGCGGCGAGTTCGCCGTGCGCGGCGGGATCATCGACGTGTTCCCGCCCACCGAGGACCACCCCATCCGCGTCGAGTTCTTCGGTGACGAGGTGGACCAGATGCGCTGGTTCGCAGTGGCCGACCAGCGCTCGCTGCCCACCGACGGTGACCGTGGTGCACCCACCGAGCTGTATGCGCCGCCATGCCGTGAGCTGCTCATCACGCCGTCGGTCATGTCCCGTGCCGCGCACCTGAAGGATCAGCTGCCGGCTGCGGCGGGGATGCTGGAGAAGATTGCTGGCGGGATCGCCGTCGAGGGCATGGAGTCGCTGGCGCCGGTGCTGGTTGACGCGATGGTGCCGTTTGTCGGTGAGCTGCCGGCCGGGTCGATTGCCGTCGTCGTCGAGCCGGAGAAAGTGCGCGCGCGCGCCCACGACCTTGAGACGACCAACGAGGAATTCCTCCAAGCGGCGTGGGCAACAGCGTCCGACGGCGGGGCGGCGCCGGTCGATCTGAGCGGCCAACTGGGTGCCGATCTGGAGGCGGCGAGCTTCCGTTCACTGGTTGATACGCGGTCTTCGGCGCTCGCCAATGATGTTGCGTGGTGGTCGGTGACGTCCTTCGGGTCCGATGAGCTGCTGACCGACGTCGACAGTTTCACCGTTGCGGCGCGTGAGCCGCGCGGGTACCAGGGCGACGTCGCCGAGATGATGGAGTTTCTCGGCGGTCGGGTTCGTGACCAGTGGCGGGTGGTGGTCGCGACCGAGGGCCCTGGACCGGCCCAGCGCCTCGCTGAGCTGTTCCACGACGCGGACATTCCGGCGTCGCGCGTTGATTCGCTTGAGCGCTCGCCGCAGCCGGGAATCATCGAAATCACGACGTCCTCGGCGGGCCGCGGGTTCGTGCTTGACGGGTTGAAACTGGGGCTGCTGACCGAAGCGGACCTGCTGGGGAGGACGAGTGCCTCCGGCACCCGCGACATGCGGAAGATGCCCTCGAAGCGGCGCAACGCCGTCGACCCTTTGCAGTTGCGCGAGGGCGACTTCGTGGTGCACGAGCAGCACGGTGTGGCGCGGTTCATCGAGCTGATCCAGCGGTCCACAGGCGCCGGGCCCACCAAGACCATCCGCGAATACCTGGTGCTGGAGTACGCGCCGTCCAAGCGCGGCGCGCCGGGTGACAGGCTGTTTGTGCCGACGGATCAGCTGGACCAGGTGACGCGCTACGTGGGTGGCGATACGCCGGCGCTGTCGAAGATGGGCGGCTCCGACTGGTCGAAGACCAAGAGCCAGGCGCGCAAGGCCGTCAAGGAGATTGCCGGTGAGCTGATCCGGCTGTACTCGGCGCGGATGGCGTCGCGCGGGCATGCGTTCGCGCCGGACACGCCGTGGCAGCGCGAGCTTGAGGAGGCCTTCCCGTACATCGAGACGCCGGACCAGCTGACCACGATCAACGAGGTCAAGGCGGACATGGAGCGCGAGGTCCCGATGGACCGTCTGGTCTCCGGTGACGTGGGCTACGGCAAGACGGAGATCGCGGTGCGGGCGGCGTTCAAGGCTGTGCAGGACGGGAAGCAGGTGGCGGTGCTGGTGCCCACCACGCTCCTGGTGCAGCAGCACTTCGAGACGTTCTCGGAGCGGTTCTCCGGGTTCCCGGTGCGGATTCGTCCACTGTCCCGGTTCCAGACGTCCAAGGAGTCCAAGGAATCGGTGGAGGGGCTGAAGAACGGTTCTGTCGACGTCGTGATCGGCACGCACCGGCTGCTCTCCACCGAGGTACAGTTCAAGGATCTTGGGCTCGTGATAGTGGACGAGGAGCAGCGGTTCGGCGTTGAGCACAAGGAAGCGCTGAAGAAGATGCGGACCAACGTGGACGTGCTGGCGATGAGCGCCACGCCGATTCCGCGAACGCTGGAAATGTCGCTGACCGGGATCCGTGAGACGTCCACGCTGGCGACTCCGCCGGAGGAGCGGCACCCCGTGCTGACGTACGTGGGTCCGTATACGGATAAGCAAACGTCGGCGGCGATTCGCCGCGAGCTGATGCGCGAGGGGCAGGTGTTCTTCGTGCATAACCGGGTGTCGTCGATCGACCGGACGGCGTCGCATATTCAGCAGCTGATTCCGGAGGCGCGGGTCGCCGTCGCGCATGGGCAGATGAGCGAGTCGCGGCTGGAGCAGATCATCGTGGACTTCTGGGAGAAGAAGTTCGACGTGCTGGTGTGTACAACGATCATCGAGACCGGGTTGGATATTTCGAACGCGAACACGCTGATCGTTGACCGGGCGGACAACTACGGGCTGTCGCAGCTGCACCAGTTGCGCGGGCGCGTTGGGCGTGGGCGGGAGCGGGCGTACGCGTACTTCCTGTACCCGTCGGAGAAGCCGCTGGGGGAGGTGGCGCTGGAGCGGCTGAAGGCCGTGGCGTCACACAACGAGCTCGGTGCCGGTATGCAGTTGGCGCTGAAGGACCTCGAGATCCGCGGCGCGGGCAACATGCTGGGCGGGGAGCAGTCCGGGCACATTGCCGGGGTGGGCTTCGACCTGTATATCCGGTTGGTCGGTGAGGCCGTGGCTAACTTCCGCGGCGAGGCTGAGGAGAAGGCCGCCGAGATGAAGATCGAGCTGCCGGTCAACGCGCATCTGCCGCACGATTACGTGCCGGGGGAGCGGCTGCGGCTGGAGGCGTACCGGAAGCTCGCGTCGTGTCTGACCGATGCGTCGATTGACGAGGTGGTCGAGGAGCTTCAGGACCGCTACGGTGACCTGCCGGCGCCGGTGGTGAACCTTGTCGCTGTGGCGCGGTTCCGGGTACGGGCGCGTTCGGTTGGCCTGACGGACGTGGCGCTGCAGGGGAACTTCATCAAGTTTGCGCCGGCCAACCTGCCTGAGTCCAAGGAGATGCGTCTGAAGCGGATGTACCCGGGTGCGTCGGTGAAGCCCGCGATGAATGCGGCGTTGATTCCGAAGCCGAAGACTGCTGCTTTTGGGGGCCGCGACCTCGCGGATGCGGCGATCCTCGAGTGGGCGCAGAACGTGGTGGATGCGGTGTTCGCGCCCTAA
- a CDS encoding beta strand repeat-containing protein, whose translation MASARWAGGGIVVVTLWFTAIVLGAVPAGAYWQASGSGAALATTGTLMAATGVAVPATSHGSVPVSWTASVGTPAPQGYYVTRSTTGTSVPACGSSPTVLISGTSCTDIAVPDGTHTYMVTAVFRSWTAGSAPSGTVTVATASRLAFAVAPSNTTADTVIAPPVRVSLRTSTGTAVAQSGVPVTLALGANPGGGTLAGTLSAFTDAQGIATFANLSIDKAGTGYTLLAASPQLTSATSNPFDIAPRVVASKIGFVSSPVSGTASGTANLGPFTVQRQDSFGNPVSAPAGGTVISLSSNSTGVRVFSGTSNGASATTVTIPAGSSTVSFYYGDTKAGIPTITAAGPGLSGATQTATVTAAAASKVAYTTSPVSGTASGTANLGPFTVQRQDSFGNPVSAPAGGTVISLSSNSTGVRVFSGTSNGASVTTVTIPAGSSTVSFYYGDTKAGIPTITAAGPGLSGATQTATVTAAAASKVAYTTSPVSGTASGTANLGPFTVQRQDSFGNPVSAPAGGTVISLSSNSTGVRVFSGTSNGASVTSVTIPAGSSTVSFYYGDTKAGIPTITTAGPGLSGATQTATITAAAPKRLIFGQQPTDAPKGVIIAPAITALVVDDFGNQTVSTAQVTISKTSNQGSVGGNVIENAINGVATFNISISGPSQQYTLELTSPGLTASPLSNPFRIS comes from the coding sequence TTGGCTTCGGCACGGTGGGCGGGCGGCGGTATCGTCGTTGTGACTCTCTGGTTCACCGCCATCGTCTTAGGCGCGGTTCCGGCCGGTGCCTACTGGCAGGCGAGTGGATCCGGCGCCGCTCTTGCGACCACGGGAACGCTGATGGCGGCGACCGGCGTCGCGGTCCCGGCAACCTCTCATGGAAGCGTTCCAGTCAGCTGGACCGCGTCCGTCGGCACCCCTGCGCCGCAGGGATACTATGTCACCCGCAGCACGACTGGAACCAGTGTGCCGGCCTGCGGCAGCAGCCCGACGGTCTTAATTTCCGGCACGTCCTGCACCGACATCGCTGTACCGGATGGCACACACACCTACATGGTCACGGCGGTCTTCCGGTCCTGGACGGCCGGCAGCGCCCCTAGCGGCACCGTCACCGTGGCCACCGCGAGCAGGCTCGCCTTCGCTGTCGCGCCGTCCAACACCACGGCCGACACCGTGATCGCCCCGCCCGTGAGGGTCAGCCTACGAACATCGACCGGAACGGCGGTGGCGCAGTCCGGCGTTCCGGTCACCCTCGCTCTCGGGGCTAATCCCGGTGGCGGAACCCTTGCCGGAACGTTGAGTGCGTTCACCGATGCTCAAGGGATAGCTACTTTCGCGAACCTTTCCATCGATAAGGCAGGCACCGGTTATACCCTGCTCGCAGCCAGTCCGCAGTTGACCTCTGCGACAAGCAACCCATTCGACATTGCACCGCGCGTTGTGGCATCAAAGATCGGTTTCGTTTCCTCCCCGGTCTCGGGTACGGCGTCCGGCACAGCCAATCTGGGACCCTTCACCGTGCAGCGCCAGGACTCGTTCGGCAATCCCGTTTCTGCACCGGCAGGCGGGACCGTGATCAGTCTTTCCTCTAATTCCACTGGGGTCCGGGTTTTCTCCGGCACTTCCAATGGCGCCTCCGCAACAACGGTCACCATCCCGGCGGGCTCGTCGACGGTCTCCTTCTACTACGGGGACACAAAGGCGGGTATCCCTACGATCACGGCAGCCGGCCCGGGTCTCTCGGGCGCAACCCAAACCGCTACCGTCACCGCTGCGGCAGCAAGCAAAGTTGCCTACACCACCTCCCCGGTCTCGGGTACGGCGTCCGGCACAGCGAATCTGGGCCCGTTCACCGTGCAGCGCCAGGACTCGTTCGGCAATCCCGTTTCTGCACCGGCAGGCGGGACCGTGATCAGTCTTTCCTCTAATTCCACTGGGGTCCGGGTTTTCTCCGGCACTTCCAATGGCGCCTCCGTAACAACGGTCACCATCCCGGCGGGCTCGTCGACGGTCTCCTTCTACTACGGGGACACAAAGGCGGGTATCCCTACGATCACGGCAGCCGGCCCGGGTCTCTCGGGCGCAACCCAAACCGCTACCGTCACCGCTGCGGCAGCAAGCAAAGTTGCCTACACCACCTCCCCGGTCTCGGGTACGGCGTCCGGCACAGCGAATCTGGGCCCGTTCACCGTGCAGCGCCAGGACTCGTTCGGCAATCCCGTTTCTGCACCGGCAGGCGGGACCGTGATCAGTCTTTCCTCTAATTCCACTGGGGTCCGGGTCTTTTCCGGCACTTCCAATGGCGCCTCCGTAACATCGGTCACCATCCCGGCGGGCTCGTCGACGGTTTCCTTTTACTATGGGGACACAAAGGCGGGTATCCCTACGATCACGACAGCCGGCCCGGGTCTCTCGGGCGCAACCCAAACCGCCACCATCACGGCGGCGGCGCCGAAGCGGCTGATCTTCGGACAGCAGCCGACCGACGCACCGAAAGGCGTGATTATCGCGCCCGCAATCACCGCTCTGGTCGTTGATGATTTCGGGAACCAGACCGTCAGTACCGCGCAGGTCACCATCAGCAAGACGTCCAACCAGGGCTCTGTGGGCGGGAATGTGATCGAGAACGCGATCAACGGTGTCGCGACCTTCAACATTTCCATCAGCGGTCCGTCTCAGCAGTACACGCTGGAACTGACATCACCTGGCCTTACTGCCTCGCCACTCAGTAACCCTTTCAGGATCAGTTGA
- the deoC gene encoding deoxyribose-phosphate aldolase has translation METTRAGTTVAPASRALDVIGGDLTERSLRRYLEGIPGVDAVGLEARAAALGTRSIKTTSKAWALDTIIRLTDLTTLEGADTPGKVRSLVAKAMVPDPDDMSTPRVAAVCVYGDMVPAAVEALGSAHDDGAPGRINVAAVATAFPSGRASRSVKLSDTSDAVAAGADEIDMVIDRGAFLSGRYGQVFDEIVAVKEACKRPDGTYAHLKVILETGELNTYDNVRRASWLGILAGGDFIKTSTGKVTPAATLPVTLSMLEVVRDWHRLTGEKIGVKPAGGIRASKDAIKYLVTVAETVGEEWLQPDLFRFGASSLLNDVLLQRQKLTSGRYSGPAYVTID, from the coding sequence ATGGAAACCACGCGCGCCGGAACCACCGTTGCACCGGCGTCGAGGGCCCTGGACGTGATCGGTGGCGATCTCACCGAACGCAGCCTGCGCCGCTACCTGGAGGGAATTCCGGGCGTCGATGCCGTCGGCCTGGAAGCCCGCGCCGCCGCCCTTGGAACGCGCTCGATCAAGACCACCTCGAAGGCCTGGGCGCTGGACACCATCATCCGGCTCACCGACCTCACTACGCTTGAGGGCGCCGATACACCGGGCAAGGTTCGCTCGCTGGTCGCCAAGGCTATGGTGCCGGATCCCGATGACATGTCTACCCCGCGCGTTGCCGCGGTGTGCGTGTACGGCGACATGGTGCCCGCCGCTGTCGAAGCCCTCGGCTCAGCCCACGACGACGGCGCTCCCGGCCGCATCAACGTCGCCGCCGTGGCAACCGCCTTCCCGAGCGGCCGCGCGTCCCGGTCAGTCAAACTTTCCGACACGTCCGACGCCGTTGCCGCCGGAGCCGATGAGATCGACATGGTCATCGACCGCGGCGCGTTCCTCTCCGGCCGGTACGGGCAGGTGTTCGACGAGATCGTCGCCGTCAAGGAAGCATGCAAGCGCCCGGACGGTACCTACGCGCACCTGAAGGTCATCCTCGAAACCGGTGAACTGAACACGTATGACAACGTGCGCCGCGCCTCCTGGCTGGGCATCCTCGCCGGCGGCGACTTCATCAAGACCTCAACCGGCAAGGTCACCCCGGCGGCCACGCTGCCCGTGACGCTGTCCATGCTCGAGGTCGTCCGCGACTGGCACCGGCTCACCGGCGAGAAGATCGGCGTGAAGCCCGCGGGCGGAATCCGTGCCTCCAAGGACGCCATCAAGTACCTGGTCACGGTCGCCGAAACTGTGGGGGAGGAGTGGCTGCAGCCGGACCTGTTCCGCTTCGGTGCCTCCAGCCTCCTCAACGACGTGCTCCTGCAACGCCAGAAGCTCACCAGCGGCCGCTACTCCGGCCCGGCCTACGTCACGATCGACTAA
- a CDS encoding aldehyde dehydrogenase family protein, producing the protein MNFLDYAPAPESAAILNLKDDYGLFINGEFVPGNGESFTTISPATEKHIATVSCANEQDVDTAVVAARRAYEKTWSRMSGADRGKYLFRIARLVQERSRELAVAESLDNGKPIKESRDVDIPLVAAWFFYYAGWADKLDYAGMGPNPRSLGVAAQVIPWNFPLLMLAWKIAPALAAGNTVVLKPAETTPLTALLFAEILQQADLPAGVVNIVTGAGATGSALVNHADVNKVAFTGSTAVGRQIARSTAGTSKKLTLELGGKGANIVFDDAPIDQAVEGIVNGIFFNQGQVCCAGSRLLVQESIHDDVVERLKARLSTLRVGDPLDKNTDVGAINSASQLGRMRELSDIGEQEGAERWSPACNLPSEGFWFPPTIFTNVSTSSRIARDEIFGPVLSVLTFRTPAEAIAKANNTPYGLSAGIWTDKGSRILAVADKLRAGVVWANTFNKFDPASPFGGYKESGYGREGGKQGLHAYLAPTASKGVNR; encoded by the coding sequence ATGAATTTCCTCGACTACGCTCCCGCGCCCGAGTCGGCAGCGATCCTGAACCTGAAGGACGACTACGGTCTCTTCATCAACGGTGAGTTCGTGCCCGGCAACGGCGAGTCCTTCACCACCATCTCCCCGGCCACCGAGAAACACATTGCCACCGTGTCCTGCGCCAACGAGCAGGACGTGGACACCGCCGTCGTCGCCGCCCGCCGTGCGTATGAGAAGACGTGGTCGCGGATGTCCGGTGCCGACCGCGGGAAATACCTCTTCCGTATTGCCCGGCTGGTCCAGGAACGCTCGCGTGAACTGGCCGTCGCCGAGAGCCTCGACAACGGCAAGCCCATCAAAGAAAGCCGCGACGTCGACATTCCGCTGGTCGCAGCCTGGTTCTTCTACTACGCAGGCTGGGCGGACAAGCTCGACTACGCAGGCATGGGCCCCAATCCGCGTTCGCTCGGCGTCGCCGCACAGGTGATCCCGTGGAACTTCCCGCTGCTGATGCTGGCATGGAAGATCGCGCCCGCGCTCGCCGCCGGGAACACCGTGGTGCTCAAGCCCGCCGAAACCACTCCGCTGACCGCGCTGCTGTTCGCTGAGATCCTGCAGCAGGCTGACCTGCCGGCCGGCGTCGTCAACATTGTCACCGGCGCAGGTGCTACAGGCTCAGCGCTGGTCAACCACGCGGACGTGAACAAGGTCGCCTTCACCGGTTCGACGGCGGTGGGCCGGCAGATTGCCCGCTCAACCGCCGGCACGTCCAAGAAGCTCACGCTCGAGCTGGGCGGCAAGGGCGCCAACATCGTGTTCGACGACGCCCCGATTGACCAGGCCGTCGAGGGCATCGTCAACGGCATCTTTTTCAACCAGGGCCAGGTCTGCTGCGCGGGCTCGCGCCTGTTGGTGCAGGAGTCCATTCATGACGACGTTGTGGAACGGCTGAAGGCGCGCCTGTCCACCCTGCGCGTCGGAGACCCGCTGGACAAGAACACCGACGTCGGAGCCATCAACTCCGCGTCCCAGCTGGGCCGGATGCGCGAGCTGTCCGACATCGGTGAGCAGGAGGGCGCCGAGCGCTGGAGCCCCGCGTGCAACCTGCCGTCGGAGGGCTTCTGGTTCCCGCCGACCATCTTCACCAACGTGTCCACCAGCTCCCGGATCGCCCGGGATGAGATCTTCGGCCCCGTGCTGTCGGTGCTGACATTCCGCACGCCTGCCGAGGCGATCGCGAAAGCGAACAACACCCCGTACGGCTTGTCCGCGGGTATCTGGACGGACAAGGGCAGCCGCATTCTGGCGGTCGCGGACAAGCTGCGTGCCGGCGTCGTCTGGGCCAATACCTTCAATAAGTTCGATCCGGCCTCGCCCTTTGGCGGGTACAAGGAATCGGGCTATGGGCGTGAGGGTGGCAAGCAAGGGCTGCACGCGTACCTGGCGCCGACTGCTTCCAAGGGAGTTAACCGATGA